Sequence from the Salvelinus alpinus chromosome 35, SLU_Salpinus.1, whole genome shotgun sequence genome:
aatgtatgaactacacattgagacatccagcccaaagcaggaggtttaaaaaatactttcttagtcaccaaagttccggagcatgtcttaacagcattgcacttttcatgtagcctaatttttgccagctaatagcctaaccaccaatCAAGTAACATTACATTAGTGGAAAAGTGTGAACAGACAAAacattcaaatcctgttgctgcaggattattttgctgtgacacaATACTGGTCATATTAAGATCATACATtggacacacacctacagtatatagCAGGATTCAAGCACTGGTTTTGAttattcgtctctctctctctctctctctctctctctctctctctctctctctctctctctctctctctctctccctgtctctctgtctctctgtctctctgtctctctgtctctctgtctctctgtctctctgtctctctgtctctctgtctctctgtctctctctcagatcaGAGAGAACAGGACCACTGAGTTTGACACAACGACGGCCTGGCGTGGTGACTCCTACTTGTCCCTGGGAATTCTGGGATTTGGCCTGTACGCCCTATTGGGAATCACATCTCTTCCCTCCGTCAGTAACGTTCTCAGCTGGAGGGAGTTCAGCTTCATACAGGTGGAATCACCAGGACCGGTCACATTGAATGCTTAGGCCAGACACACTTGCTAGGCACAAATTGTCTGCCCATTTTTACTCGCGATGGCGGGGAAAATCGATACAGTTACGTAACGCAATATTATTTTGGACGATATTATATTGATACTTTAACTCCAAGCATCGATTTGTTGCTAGATAGCGTAAGCTACGGCTAGTCGGCTGTGCCCCTGGTATTTTTCATTCATTAGCTTGTTCTCATCTTCTTTTTAAACAGTATGCcaatgttttcagcacttttatttccatgactgataaaaaaaaattctcatgctctctcttgtctctctgcagcagacatattgtgaacaatatgtttggaacatcaaatcgcaatcaAATCTACGTATCGAATCATGATACacatagaatcgtgagaattgcAATACGTATCGCATCGCACCTAAGCatcgtgataatattgtatcatgaggtccctggcaattacCTGCCCTAATTTGTACACTTATCtccttcagtgtttcccctattgACGTATTCATGCGGGGTGCAGAGCCAACATCCAGGCCAGAATGCAATAAAACTCCAGGAAAGTAATCTGATTTTCAGCAGACAAGCCAGAGGTCATGCGCTGGGGATAATAAGCTGTATTTCCATCactacagagaacacacacactcattcataaATGCAACTGGGTCAGGAGAAACTCCGACTCATTCTCTAATTCATTCATTCCCCACAAATTGGTGCAGTGATTTAAATGTTAAATTATTCATCAGATATAATATAGGAAGAATATATTAGAACAGGCCAGGAGAATTCACCTAGAGATGTATGTGCAGGGGTGTCATCCGCCCCCAAAATTTTAGGGGGCAAAATTACAGTGTCTGAGGATGGCTTGGTGATGGTCCGGACTAGTGGCCTGAAGTTGGAGAATTTGGCATTTTTCAAACATCTGTAACAGATGTTTCCTGTAATCTAGAACCATAATCATTAtacttaattctatgtaaaatatATGTTTATTTCCCAGCGTATCTAAGCATATTTCTTGAGCGGTCTGACTGGTgataatttttttaaagaaacaaaatgtttctctgcatctctgctcaAATCTGGGTGAAACCTTGCCAGCAGGCGTGCCAGCTAAGATAGTAAGACAAGCTAGCTAcactaacttgattgatagcctgaaataaCTTCTTGGTGGCTAGTTATGAGGTTGTGAGACTGGGAACCTAAAATTtctaggtggctagtagtattacaaaGAAACAACattatatatcttttttaaacAGAACAAATCTGAGGTGCGCATATTGGGCTGacgcctctgtctgtgtgtacagtggggagaacaagtatttgatacactgccgattttgcagattttcctacttacaaagcatgtagaggtctgtaatttttatcataggtacacttcaactgtgagagacggaatctaaaacaaaaatcccgaaaatcacattgtatgatttttaagtaattaattagcattttattgcatgacataagtatttgatacatcagaaaagcataacttaatatttggtacagaatcctttgtttgcaattacagagatcatacgtttcctgtagttcttgaccaggtttgcacacactgcagcagggattttggcccactcctccatacagaccttctccagatccttcaggtttcggggctgtcgctgggcaatacggactttcagctccctccaaagattttctattgggttcaggtctggagactggctaggccactccaggaccttgagatacttcttacggagccactccttagttgccctggctgtgtgtttcgggtcgttgtcatgctggaagacccagccacgacccatcatcaatgctcttactgagggaaggaggttgttggctaagatctcgcaatacatggccccatccatcctcccctcaatacggtgcagtcgtcctgtcccctttgcagaaaagcatccccaaagaatgatgtttccacctccatgcttcacggttgggatggtgttcttggggttgtactcatccttcttcttcctccaaacacggcgagtggagtttagaccaaaaagctatatttttgaatcatcagaccacatgaccttctcccattcctcctctggatcatccagatggtcattggcaaacttcagacgggcctggacatgcgcctgcttgagcagggggaccttgtgtgcgctgcaggattttaatccatgacggcgtagtgtgttactaatggttttctttgagactgtggtcccagctctcttcaggtcattgaccaggtcctgccgtgtagttctgggctgatccctcaccttcctcatgatcattgatgccccacgaggtgagatcttgcatggagccccagaccgagggtgattgaccatcatcctgaacttcttctattttcttctattttctaataattgcgccaacagttgttgccttctcaccaagctgcttgcctattgtcctgtagcccatcccagccttgtgcaggtctacaattttatccctgatgtccttacacagctctctggtcttggccattgtggagaggttggagtctgtttgattttgattgagtgtgtggacaggtgtcttttatacaggtaacgagttcaaacaggtgcagttaatacaggtaatgagtggagaacaggagggcttcttaaagaaaaactaacaggtctgtgagagccggaattcttactggttggtaggtgatcaaatacttatgtcatgcaataaaatgcaaatgaattacttaaaaatcatacaatgtgattttctggatttttgttttagattccgtctctcacagttgaagtgtacctatgataaaaattacagacctctacatgctttgtaagtaggaaaacctgcaaaatcggcagtgtatcaaatacttgttctccccactgtatgtgtgtctgtgtgtgtctgttaaggTAGGCCAGAGTTCTGTCTCTGTGAAGGTCAGTCCCATACTTGATCATTGTTAAATGATACAACAATTGCCCCTTCGCTAAGCCACACCCCCTTCATTACTTTTTCAACCTTGGGCAGCATTTTCCCGGGAAGGCCAACTCAAACCACCAATGGAGGAAACCGCTCAGGATGATCTTAAATTGtgttttaaagtaactgtccagtgaaaatcttaCTTTTAAAAGTTTATATTCTGTTAACTCTTAACTAAATAAGGTTGTTGACTCATCCTGTAAcagtatttgtggccaaagcataaattggagaaaaaaacaCTATCACTTGCTATCCAACGGAGCACTGCGATCGGTTGCCTAATATTCTGAGGTGGAGCTTAGCAAAGGGTCAATTAAGGAAGCTTTATCTGGCCAGCGTGTGTTTCCTAGGTTTCTCCAGGCTTCTCCTTGCACTGCTCCAATGCCTAGAGTTATTAGCCCTTTCTGGGATAAACGTGAAGAGACTGTGCATGTCCAATAGGCTATCCTAAAGCTACACTATATATTTAAGAGATTTAAGAGATTTCACAAGATAATTGTGAAAAGTGTGTGAGTTTGGATGTGCTTGTGCGTGTGACAGGGCCATGCACAGACCCTGAAAAAAGACCCCCATAGAAAAGCATAGAGTAGACCTTTAGTTTATGCAAATCCCAGTAATGCCACTGTAAGCAAGCTTATAGCCTACTACTCAAAGAGAGGGCAACGAGGGGTGAGCTATCAGCTAATCACAGTGAATGTAGAAtgagctagttagctagttagttagttagctattaTGTTGAAACAATCTAACTAGACTTTACCTGTGATTGGAGTTTGTTCTGCTGCTAACATCAGCCTCTTAAGCCTACCGGGGGCAGAGGGGTGGGGGTGAAATTTTCCAAAATAAAAAAAGGAGAAATTAGCTAGTTTGATGGGCAATTCATTCATTTAAATGGCAATAGATAAAATAGACATTCAAACAAAGTTTATTTTCTCATAGGATGGCAAAAGGGCAGGTGCTCAAACTCCCTTAGACCTCTATCTGTGCAcgtgcctggtgtgtgtgtgtgtatgtgtgtgtggttcatGTGTTTATGTGTTCTTTTCTCTCCTACCAGTCCAAGCTGGGTCACCTGACTCTGCTGTTGTGTACTGCTCACACCTACCTGTATGGCTGGAACAAGTTCCTGAGTTCCTCCATCTACAAGTGGTACACCCCACCGGGCTACATGCTGTGTCTGGTGCTTCTCTCTGTGGTGCTGCTGCTCAAGCTGCTGCTCATCACCCCCTGTGTGGACCGAACCATCACCCGCATACGCCAGGGATGGGAGAGGGGGGCAGATCAGAGGAACCCTAAAGACAGCCAACCACTGATACTgtacaggactgactgactgactgactgactgactgactgactgactgactgactgactgactgactgactgactgcacccTCAGTGTGATAGCTTTGTCTTCGAGGCATGAACTCTTGTTTCTTTGCTATTATACCCTCAGAGGTTAAGCTACCATCGTTTGTTTCTAGGATCAAAAACCAACAATAGCATTTAATTGATATGCAGTTGTATTTCTTTTTGTATTACATTGTTGCATTTTAATGCATATATTTTCAACCGTACGTAAACCAGACACTAGTTTTCTCTCTTATGTAAAGAGAATGGTGaaagctctttctctctcatatcctctctctTACTGTATATACTCTCTCTTCTTTGACTGAATGTACAGTTATCCCCAGATGAAACACAGGTTTCAGAGACGTATAAAAGTGTTTCAATTTATGTTTTGTGTCTGTCTGATACATCTCCAGGGGCAGGTCAGACTCATAAAAACACATCTATCAGTGTGATCCTCTCTGGGGCAGTGTTGTTATTTCCTCCAGAAAACAGACTCTCTGAGTCCCAGCAACAGGCTTCCCTTTCATCACTAGATAGACAAAGTGGCCCACAGTGTCTTCTGTTATGGGGAGCACTTCCATTTGTGGTGGATATAGCTGGATGTTTGTGTAGATGCCAAATATCTAAATACATAGATTAACTATTAGGTGCATGCAGAATGTAGAGACAAAGCACAAAGACATACTCCCAGAAACAGCTTGTACCAACACTAAGAACACAGGAACAATGTGGAagcaatgttgattcaaccagagtCTGACAAGTGGGATCTTTGGACAAATGATATTTATTGCATCAATTAAATAAATAGGTATATATTTTCCTTCACTTACTTACTTAATGAAATACTTCACAAACAAAACATTGTGTGAAATTCCATTAGCCTGTGTGCCTATTAGCCTATGGGAGAATTTTGTGATTTCTTCCTGGAAGAACAATTCACGTGGAGAAAGTGACACACCATGACTGGTGACAGAATAATTGTCTTCTTTCCTATAGTTTTTGCCAGTGGAATTTCACCAAACCGAGATTTAGCTAGGTTTACATCCAGTTGGTGACAggttttcatgcgaatattctaaaatacacataaaaacaaaatgtgcattttcccaccagagatgtttccatcaaatttaCTTGTGGGTAAAATGTTGTGTGTGATGATGTAGTCAACATaaaaataccttctgtggttaaattcccatgtaccaaataaaaaataGAAGTTAAATGTGTTTGCATTCCATTTTCAACTCTGCGATAgaacagcttgcagatacagtgcgggtatagcctacatgatgagattattatggacagatGAGTATTTGTATTTCTTAAACGGCAGCCAAGCGCATCAATCATGATATTACCAGAAAAAGACCCTTAATACTTCTtgaaaaggagcatcaagctcataaccgtgcactttcaccaccctgtgaagtttatcataacttatttcatctgtagactattaaactgcatgctttcctgagTCGTAATGGGAGGACCGCACACtatatctgtcacgttcctgaccttatttcctttgtttagtcttgtttagttggtcaggacgtgagctgggtgggcattctatgttatgtgtttctatgttgggttgtcaactagcctgatatggttctcaatcaggggcaggtgttttacgtttcctctgagaaccatattaaggtaggctgttctcactgtttgtttgtgggtgattgttgctgtgtctatgtttgttcaccacacggtactgtttcgtttcgttcgttcgtttgttcctgttcgtggttttatgttctcatgttcaggtctgttcacgtcgttttgtagtttatcaagtgtttttcgtcttcgttgatattattaaaagtatgtattcaaaccacgctgcattttggtccgatccttgctcatcctcagacgaggaggaagacgagcgttacaatatCATCGTGtgtgtaacgatcgtctaattcctcctcctcggatgaggaagaggagtaagggtcggaccaaaatgcagtggTGAAggtagacataatgatttattaaacgaAACCGAAAACACAAAGAACACTACAgaattacaaaaacaataaacgacagacagacctggggcctgttgcacaaaactaggataagggattaagccaggatatcttggtgatcctggctcaattgatccgtaatccggttgcactaaagatggatagggggcaggaggatatgttatggtataaattaccatggagatttattctgtggagctagcctgctccagaccaggctaaattccaggatctatttaatctcatccctaatgtcagtcagcagtcaccacaaatggaaaccaatagttatttcactgctcactatacattgttatcacatataactagacccactgttattatttaaacgtttgtgatcattaatttcaatgattttggataaaaaatgatttttagatgatgttgctatcattagataatttacagtttcccatagactataaggctatatataaaatgatagaatattagggccacagaggggaaaaaaacacaagtcataatattgtaaccagttgttttaaaggaggacagttgttaaaatgacagatgtggggcatttcgtgaaattgtacttcagtatggtttcataaacaaagacatgctgatgtgccagaatattaagtatcacattgtcataagtatcaaaactgtaaaaacaatatgtagcttttctgcagaaagaaccagcctcataaatttatgactttatcctttttcttcagtgtggccctagtactctgtcatataaacaaatacacattccatatgaatataaaaacacaatgtgtaacattatgttcctttattgaataaggacaaaacaaagcaggtaaaccatcagctcctttcgaaaccgaagtcacagtgactctacaagatggaaagcacagaatccaagcatattatacaaaatgatacatacacattcaaaggtctgtatataacacaccctgcatgtctgcacactaaaataaatgcaggacaaatccatacacatcaactgaacagacaaatgaatggatgcagtagcctccctgcagccttgtattacacacagtataccgcacaaacatcataagaggccaaattcgtcaaaaaacgaacccaaaaaaccccaaattcctctgccaccgcaggacatatttaaccaaaattgaaagcacacatactaactaaaataattcaacacatattggtccctcagcagccgaccactgtcgtcatcagggaagattgccggattgtcccagtccatggctggtggcactctgggggccctctccttcctcaggcaggccacattgtggaggacagcacaagccacagtaatatcacatgccctaacagggctgacccttaatttgtgaaggcagtgaaagcgtgccttcaggaggccaaaggtcatttcaactctggccctggccctggcatgggcatggttgtaggcctgctgtgcttcctgggggtctgtgaaaggtgtcaggagaaaaggctggcagccataccccctgtctcccagcaacacaccagagaattcacctgtcaacacaaaatctcatcattactacctcataaacacagtgatattcttgacacagccatgatggttataaataggggttgtgtggcttaccttgtgataggcactgatagatttcagaggcccgaaagattctggagtcatggactgagccaggccattttgccacaacattgctgatcacacagtcagcattgcagaccatctgaaatcataagatgaggaatattacaccaatcaatgcacatcactggcaatgcagagtgttcgtcaatggacaatatcaaaaagttatgttcacctgaacattaatgctgtgaaaggatttcctattcacaaaatcggcctcatgggcacctgagggggcttttatccttatgtgtgtgcagtccactgcaccaatgacattggggaaacctgtcacacaaagtaatgagtatcctactatgtgttaacagttgtcctgtaatttgtagatcctcttacctgcaatcctatagaactcctctttgatgtcacagagtcttctgtggccagggaaggagatgaagacatctgctaatgctttgatagccagacacacactccttattgtgcggcaaattgtggccttgttcagctgttctgcatcccccactgagtacaggaaggctccactagcaaaaaagcgcaaggccacacaaaccatttgctccacactcagtgcatggctccgtgcagtgcggtgcttaatcctgggacccagtagtctgcatagatacctgatgccatctgcagaaaacctgtatctttcatatagatggtcatcagggaaggccagtgggtccaaccggtccctgaagaccctttctcgcctgaaggctctcctcagcacaagtgcttcttcatccaccacatctcgcacgaatgggcatgccattgtcagagcagaaaggaacacacaattt
This genomic interval carries:
- the LOC139564415 gene encoding putative nuclease HARBI1 codes for the protein MKAQNCVFLSALTMACPFVRDVVDEEALVLRRAFRRERVFRDRLDPLAFPDDHLYERYRFSADGIRYLCRLLGPRIKHRTARSHALSVEQMVCVALRFFASGAFLYSVGDAEQLNKATICRTIRSVCLAIKALADVFISFPGHRRLCDIKEEFYRIAGFPNVIGAVDCTHIRIKAPSGAHEADFVNRKSFHSINVQMVCNADCVISNVVAKWPGSVHDSRIFRASEIYQCLSQGEFSGVLLGDRGYGCQPFLLTPFTDPQEAQQAYNHAHARARARVEMTFGLLKARFHCLHKLRVSPVRACDITVACAVLHNVACLRKERAPRVPPAMDWDNPAIFPDDDSGRLLRDQYVLNYFS
- the LOC139564087 gene encoding metalloreductase STEAP4-like — its product is MLEVLMLFKVCMCSLQVCPIVSLIMLSLCYLPGVLASFLQLYRGTKYRRFPDWLDRWMLCRKQLGLLALGFAFLHVLYTLIIPIRYYLMFWVTEHTVSLIRENRTTEFDTTTAWRGDSYLSLGILGFGLYALLGITSLPSVSNVLSWREFSFIQSKLGHLTLLLCTAHTYLYGWNKFLSSSIYKWYTPPGYMLCLVLLSVVLLLKLLLITPCVDRTITRIRQGWERGADQRNPKDSQPLILYRTD